A window of Exiguobacterium sp. FSL W8-0210 contains these coding sequences:
- a CDS encoding helix-turn-helix domain-containing protein, whose translation MKNVHPIGETLKFYRRLNNVSQKDISTGICSQAEISKIENGKVMPTVELLQQLAIKLCVPISELVKDGAEHRLEQARILDQALRKLVRENKFDKCLRVMKQVSSSRSSDEVRRIMRYYEIVIAYRQQHVDYRTTSVLFARLIDQEGLQVQDPILYFRVKMALSILYAECEQYQQAEKIYTDVLQFTTEISGLKEERLKILYNYAKLLYKVNQSEKGLRIIEEGILLSRKLKQTSYLAHFYYQRGEFHERMGVDILQTKHDYTMAYELFSAFQMKQYADIVLEVKRSFLQSMPE comes from the coding sequence ATGAAAAACGTACATCCAATTGGGGAGACATTGAAATTTTATCGACGTTTGAACAACGTATCACAAAAAGACATTAGTACAGGGATCTGTAGTCAGGCTGAAATTAGTAAAATTGAAAACGGTAAGGTAATGCCGACCGTTGAATTATTACAGCAACTTGCTATAAAGCTTTGTGTTCCTATATCCGAACTCGTTAAAGATGGTGCTGAACATCGTTTGGAACAAGCTCGTATTCTTGACCAAGCACTTCGTAAGCTAGTACGAGAAAATAAATTTGATAAATGCCTTCGTGTAATGAAACAAGTCTCATCCAGTCGATCTTCTGACGAAGTAAGGCGAATAATGAGATACTATGAAATCGTGATCGCCTATCGGCAACAGCACGTTGACTATCGAACGACCTCAGTCTTATTTGCACGATTGATCGATCAAGAAGGTTTACAGGTGCAGGATCCAATTCTTTACTTTCGAGTCAAGATGGCACTATCCATTTTATATGCGGAGTGCGAACAGTATCAACAAGCAGAAAAAATATATACTGACGTATTACAGTTCACGACAGAAATTAGCGGTTTAAAAGAAGAACGACTTAAGATTCTTTATAATTATGCGAAATTATTATATAAAGTTAATCAGTCAGAAAAGGGACTTCGTATCATCGAGGAAGGGATACTGCTCAGTCGAAAATTGAAACAGACATCCTATTTAGCGCACTTCTATTATCAACGTGGTGAATTTCATGAGCGAATGGGTGTAGATATCTTGCAGACGAAACATGATTATACGATGGCCTACGAATTATTCTCTGCCTTTCAGATGAAACAATATGCTGACATCGTTCTAGAGGTGAAACGTTCTTTTTTGCAGTCTATGCCTGAATGA
- a CDS encoding helix-turn-helix domain-containing protein: protein MRIESFGKQIKQLRIERKLTQKELAKDVCSQAELSKIENGKTIPTIDLVQRLSQKLHISMDQIFIDSNEVKLFQRYEVQLADFSRQRRYDEMLDFMRCLPTSLPPSVQLLIRYFEWVAREGKKDIDYRTCISQLLRLSDEQQMETEYPVLYLRIRMSVANYYYLNSQYPYARKIYQELLTYDYSTDTLKKLQCKILYNHAQQLYFQNDFVTGLEITEKGIALSVERKDTAMLGHFFYQKGCFYEELSYAERDIRDAFTYAYSLFTAFGNENHAALVLKGKNQFLYFQM from the coding sequence TTGCGTATTGAATCATTTGGTAAACAGATCAAACAACTACGGATCGAGAGGAAGTTGACACAAAAAGAATTAGCGAAGGATGTATGCAGTCAAGCTGAATTAAGTAAGATTGAAAACGGGAAAACTATACCAACAATTGATCTTGTTCAGCGTTTGTCTCAAAAGTTACATATTTCAATGGATCAGATTTTCATCGATTCAAATGAAGTAAAACTATTTCAGCGCTATGAGGTACAACTAGCGGACTTTTCTAGACAACGTCGTTATGATGAGATGCTTGATTTCATGAGATGTTTACCAACTAGTCTTCCTCCTTCCGTTCAGTTATTGATTCGTTATTTTGAATGGGTCGCTCGCGAAGGGAAAAAAGATATCGATTATCGAACATGTATCTCACAGTTGCTTCGGTTATCGGATGAACAACAAATGGAAACAGAGTACCCTGTTCTTTATTTACGTATCCGGATGTCTGTTGCAAACTATTATTATTTAAACAGTCAGTATCCGTACGCGAGAAAAATTTATCAAGAATTACTAACCTATGATTACTCGACGGATACGCTGAAAAAGTTACAATGTAAAATTTTATATAATCATGCGCAACAGCTCTATTTTCAAAATGATTTTGTAACAGGGTTAGAGATTACTGAAAAAGGAATCGCCTTATCCGTTGAGCGAAAAGATACAGCGATGTTAGGACACTTCTTTTATCAAAAGGGATGTTTCTATGAAGAATTGAGTTACGCAGAACGTGATATTCGTGACGCGTTTACCTACGCCTATTCTCTTTTTACTGCTTTTGGTAATGAAAATCATGCCGCGCTAGTATTAAAAGGAAAAAACCAGTTTCTCTACTTTCAAATGTAA
- the putP gene encoding sodium/proline symporter PutP — protein sequence MTQEWISIILYLVLMLAIGYFAYKRTTNTEDYMLGGRDLGPGVTALSAGASDMSGWMLMGLPGAMYATGVSALWLALGLLIGCYVNYIVLAPRFRLYTEMANDSITIPDFLENRFKDKSRVLRTVSALVIIIFFTFYTSAGIVSGGKLFVSSFGFDYHYGMLLTIAVVIAYTLFGGFLAVSWTDFVQGCIMFIALVLVPIVALTDVGGIDGAYNYAEKLDPSLFDPFKGTTVLGIIGFLAWGLGYFGQPHIIVRFMAIRSVKDLKSARRIGIGWMFVSIIGAMMTGLVGIAYFEGQGNGLGDPETVFIRFSDVLFHPYITGFLMAAILAAIMSTISSQLLVTSSALTEDFYKTFLKKDASDKELVLTGRIAVLVVAVIASILAWNPSATILALVGYAWAGFGSAFGPIILLSLYWKRMTKQGALAGIISGALTVIIWVQLGLSTTLYEMVPGFFTSLIFTVVVSLMTKQPVNAVQETFEEMEDELKDAVQ from the coding sequence ATGACGCAAGAATGGATTTCGATCATCCTGTATCTTGTTCTCATGTTGGCAATCGGTTATTTTGCCTACAAGCGAACGACGAATACAGAAGATTACATGTTAGGCGGACGCGATCTCGGTCCAGGTGTCACAGCACTCTCTGCTGGTGCATCGGATATGAGTGGATGGATGCTCATGGGACTTCCCGGCGCCATGTATGCAACAGGTGTATCAGCCCTTTGGCTCGCACTTGGTTTATTGATTGGATGTTACGTAAACTATATCGTACTCGCACCACGTTTCCGTCTCTATACGGAAATGGCAAACGACTCAATTACGATCCCTGATTTCTTAGAGAATCGCTTTAAAGACAAATCACGCGTGCTTCGTACCGTATCAGCACTCGTTATCATCATCTTCTTCACGTTCTACACATCAGCTGGAATCGTCTCAGGCGGAAAATTGTTCGTCAGCTCATTTGGATTTGATTACCACTATGGTATGCTCTTGACGATTGCGGTCGTAATCGCCTATACACTTTTCGGCGGTTTTCTCGCAGTTAGTTGGACCGATTTCGTCCAGGGCTGTATCATGTTCATCGCACTCGTTCTTGTACCGATCGTCGCATTGACAGACGTCGGCGGAATCGATGGTGCGTACAACTACGCTGAAAAATTAGACCCTTCATTATTTGACCCATTCAAAGGGACAACAGTTCTTGGAATCATCGGATTCCTTGCTTGGGGACTTGGTTACTTCGGTCAACCACACATCATCGTCCGCTTTATGGCGATTCGTTCTGTTAAAGATTTAAAAAGTGCCCGTCGCATCGGGATCGGTTGGATGTTCGTCTCTATCATCGGTGCGATGATGACTGGTCTTGTCGGGATCGCTTATTTCGAAGGACAAGGCAATGGACTCGGTGATCCGGAAACAGTCTTCATCCGTTTCTCGGATGTCCTATTCCACCCGTATATCACAGGATTCTTGATGGCTGCGATTCTTGCAGCGATCATGTCGACGATTTCATCACAATTGCTCGTTACTTCGAGTGCGTTGACAGAAGATTTTTATAAGACGTTCTTGAAAAAAGACGCATCGGATAAAGAACTCGTCCTGACAGGTCGAATCGCCGTTCTTGTCGTTGCCGTCATCGCAAGTATTCTCGCGTGGAACCCATCAGCGACGATTCTTGCACTTGTCGGTTATGCATGGGCTGGATTCGGTTCTGCCTTTGGTCCGATCATCTTGCTTTCTCTCTACTGGAAACGGATGACGAAACAAGGTGCACTGGCTGGTATTATCTCAGGTGCCTTGACTGTCATCATCTGGGTTCAACTCGGACTTAGTACGACGCTTTATGAAATGGTACCTGGATTCTTCACAAGCTTGATCTTTACGGTCGTTGTCAGCTTGATGACGAAACAACCGGTCAATGCCGTTCAGGAAACGTTTGAAGAGATGGAAGACGAATTAAAAGACGCAGTTCAATAA
- a CDS encoding helix-turn-helix domain-containing protein codes for MHPVIHSVGDKIKQERKKQGMTQKALCEGICSQAEISKIENGRNSPTIDLLQQICRRLRIPISLFFEDEIVSHKLNEIDQRMIRHLREKTYSDMAKDLMLYEKSKNAVETQILIRYHQELLEYERGNVDFRTCIASLLQVVSEERVEEKSFLLYTRIQMVIAVLYTNHEEYNRAHQIYKALLELPYQTREYKKIRMKIMYNFIRNLVEFERFEEGLQKVEQVIKETKQLQDLTYLGQFYFQKGILLEALKASERDTTEAYTTAYSFFIATQNHSYLKILETYFSEHLLFPLNESE; via the coding sequence ATGCATCCAGTCATTCATTCTGTTGGCGATAAGATCAAGCAAGAACGAAAAAAACAAGGAATGACACAAAAAGCACTTTGTGAAGGAATTTGTAGTCAGGCTGAGATCAGCAAAATCGAAAATGGTCGAAATTCTCCGACGATTGATTTACTACAGCAAATTTGTCGAAGACTGCGCATTCCGATTTCATTGTTTTTTGAAGATGAAATCGTGTCACATAAGTTAAACGAAATTGATCAACGAATGATTCGTCATTTACGCGAAAAAACATATTCAGACATGGCAAAGGACTTAATGTTATATGAAAAATCAAAAAACGCTGTCGAAACTCAAATTTTAATTCGTTATCATCAAGAATTACTTGAATATGAAAGAGGAAATGTTGATTTTCGGACCTGTATTGCGTCCTTGTTGCAAGTTGTCAGTGAGGAACGGGTGGAAGAAAAATCATTTTTACTTTATACACGAATTCAGATGGTGATAGCGGTACTTTATACGAACCATGAAGAATATAATCGTGCTCATCAAATCTACAAGGCATTATTAGAGTTGCCTTATCAAACGAGAGAATATAAAAAAATTCGAATGAAGATCATGTATAATTTCATTCGTAACTTAGTAGAGTTTGAACGATTCGAAGAAGGGTTGCAGAAAGTTGAGCAGGTAATTAAAGAAACGAAACAATTGCAAGATTTAACGTATCTTGGACAGTTTTATTTTCAAAAAGGCATTTTGTTAGAGGCGTTAAAAGCATCGGAACGAGATACAACGGAAGCCTATACAACCGCCTATTCCTTTTTTATTGCGACTCAGAATCACTCTTATTTAAAAATCCTTGAAACGTATTTTTCCGAACATCTCTTATTTCCGCTTAATGAAAGTGAGTGA
- a CDS encoding PilZ domain-containing protein, protein MKIKRNEPFRYTLKTPIIGEFYLLKDEQRTPKGLMKIHNISPNGLAISTELKLPLLKSMKIVVEFSLIEGQVPLCIEGFLLHEKPSGPGRLYGIHLNSTTTDREKIISQVKQIAKSERSLLND, encoded by the coding sequence ATGAAAATCAAACGGAATGAACCGTTTCGATATACGCTGAAGACTCCTATAATTGGTGAATTTTACTTGCTCAAAGATGAACAGCGTACACCGAAAGGGTTGATGAAGATTCATAATATCTCACCGAACGGACTAGCAATCAGCACAGAACTAAAACTTCCACTCCTCAAATCAATGAAAATCGTCGTCGAATTCTCATTGATTGAAGGACAAGTGCCACTATGCATTGAAGGGTTTTTATTGCATGAGAAGCCTTCCGGTCCTGGGCGGTTGTACGGTATCCATCTCAATTCGACAACAACTGATCGTGAAAAAATCATTTCACAAGTGAAACAGATCGCGAAATCAGAACGTTCCCTTCTTAATGATTAA
- a CDS encoding helix-turn-helix domain-containing protein — MNHLPVSIGYEIKRLRKEKKITQAELCEGICSQAEISKVENGKNSPTIDLLQQVAKRLKVPLSMLFQDHLRSDVFQSYDEQLADLLRTNKYVDALKLSEHVLSTTEYEQVRNLARYYQIIVQERSGQIHYLKAVQSLERLLNKEQLWFESATLYLRIQMGMANLYVEHGDFELADDLFQNLIQAKYETIELKKVRIKILYNYGQQLSLQKKYLAGLKITEQGIQESLQLEDGHFLGHFYFQRGYFKQQLNGDLSDIQRDFTMAYSLFCAFDMPIHEKRLLEEYAEYVLFPI; from the coding sequence TTGAATCATTTACCCGTCTCCATTGGCTATGAAATCAAGCGACTTCGAAAAGAAAAAAAGATCACACAAGCAGAATTATGTGAAGGCATCTGTAGCCAAGCTGAAATTAGTAAAGTCGAAAACGGTAAAAATTCACCTACCATTGATTTACTCCAACAAGTGGCAAAACGGCTGAAAGTACCATTATCGATGTTGTTTCAAGATCATTTACGAAGTGATGTCTTTCAATCATATGATGAACAATTAGCGGACTTGTTACGTACTAATAAATATGTAGATGCTCTGAAATTGAGCGAACACGTACTGTCTACAACTGAATATGAACAGGTACGTAATTTAGCAAGATATTATCAAATCATTGTGCAGGAAAGAAGTGGTCAAATTCATTACTTAAAAGCTGTTCAATCGCTCGAACGGTTACTAAATAAAGAACAACTCTGGTTTGAATCAGCTACCTTGTATCTACGGATTCAGATGGGGATGGCGAATCTGTATGTCGAACACGGTGACTTTGAATTAGCGGATGATCTTTTTCAGAATTTGATTCAAGCAAAATACGAAACGATCGAATTAAAAAAAGTTCGAATCAAGATTTTATATAACTATGGACAACAACTTTCACTGCAAAAAAAATACCTTGCTGGTCTAAAAATCACCGAACAAGGTATTCAGGAGAGTCTTCAATTGGAAGACGGTCATTTCTTAGGTCACTTTTACTTTCAAAGGGGATACTTTAAGCAGCAATTAAATGGTGATCTCTCAGATATCCAGCGTGATTTTACGATGGCCTATTCCTTATTTTGTGCATTTGATATGCCGATTCATGAAAAACGTCTTCTGGAAGAATATGCAGAGTATGTTCTATTCCCAATTTAA
- a CDS encoding GNAT family N-acetyltransferase, with translation MELRRRTLRHVDQAEYDHFLKYGEQAYGLTPQEIKGYDHELGEERAFDSVEHSYPEDYYFDIVEADTIVGRVLLLKMGHYFQLDFMVFDPYTRRGLATQAVAEALTYSGVLDRHEVRARVLEQSPHASFAKRILEANDFTSTENYYVKGRRRRYSLQRMG, from the coding sequence ATGGAATTGAGACGTCGAACATTACGTCATGTCGATCAAGCTGAGTACGATCATTTCTTGAAGTATGGCGAGCAAGCATATGGACTGACTCCGCAAGAAATCAAAGGGTATGACCATGAGCTTGGAGAAGAGCGGGCTTTTGATTCCGTCGAGCACAGTTATCCTGAAGATTATTACTTTGATATCGTTGAAGCGGATACGATCGTGGGGCGGGTTTTGCTCTTAAAAATGGGTCACTACTTCCAACTCGACTTCATGGTGTTTGATCCCTATACGCGTCGGGGTCTAGCTACTCAAGCAGTTGCTGAAGCATTGACGTATTCCGGGGTACTAGATCGTCACGAAGTACGTGCGCGTGTCCTTGAACAATCACCGCACGCTTCGTTTGCAAAACGCATTTTAGAAGCGAATGATTTTACATCGACAGAGAACTATTACGTCAAAGGAAGACGTCGTCGATACTCGCTGCAACGAATGGGCTAA
- a CDS encoding MalY/PatB family protein: MEQINFDETIEKRNTGSVKWDGLHSLYGSDELIPMWVADMDVRPPHHLTERLTRRAATGHFGYSMFEDEAKRAIQHWFQKRYDVSITTDSILYSSGVVPGLAHTVLALTEPSGEIIIQTPVYPPFHQIIQSNQRQLIESPLLLDSETYQTDFPLLERQMRTARMMILCSPHNPSGKVYPREELQQIVELAKQYDVYLVSDEIHADLVYTGSVHTPILGLDYEKLILVSAPSKTFNIPGLYASYLIVPDISIRQQIERIQQRHFVHPNALASTAITAAYGDVASEQWLSQLLVYLEGNRDHAIRRFRQEMPKLDVVIPEATFLLWIDFKALELDSKTRADWLVKEAKIALTHGSSFGSGGETFERLNIGCPRAQLDQAIDRLSAAYQRFWTN; this comes from the coding sequence ATGGAACAGATTAATTTCGATGAAACGATTGAGAAACGAAATACAGGATCCGTCAAATGGGACGGACTTCATTCACTTTATGGATCCGATGAGCTGATTCCGATGTGGGTCGCCGACATGGATGTCCGTCCACCGCATCATCTCACAGAACGATTGACAAGACGTGCTGCTACAGGTCATTTCGGTTACTCGATGTTTGAAGACGAAGCAAAACGAGCGATTCAGCATTGGTTTCAAAAGCGGTATGACGTATCAATCACTACTGATTCCATTCTTTATTCAAGCGGTGTCGTTCCTGGACTTGCGCATACTGTCCTAGCATTGACTGAACCAAGTGGTGAAATCATCATCCAAACACCGGTCTATCCTCCATTTCATCAAATCATTCAGTCTAATCAACGACAACTCATTGAAAGTCCGCTTCTTTTAGACAGTGAGACGTACCAGACCGACTTTCCACTTCTCGAACGACAAATGCGAACAGCACGTATGATGATTCTCTGTAGCCCGCATAATCCAAGCGGTAAAGTCTATCCGAGAGAAGAATTACAACAAATCGTCGAACTCGCGAAGCAATATGATGTTTATCTTGTATCCGATGAGATTCATGCGGACCTCGTCTATACAGGTTCCGTGCACACGCCTATTCTTGGTTTGGATTATGAAAAACTCATTTTAGTAAGTGCACCATCCAAAACGTTCAATATTCCGGGTCTCTATGCGTCTTATCTGATCGTACCTGACATCTCGATTCGTCAACAGATCGAGCGTATCCAGCAGCGTCATTTCGTTCACCCGAATGCATTAGCTTCAACTGCTATTACAGCAGCGTATGGTGATGTTGCGAGTGAGCAATGGCTTTCACAATTACTTGTGTATTTAGAAGGAAATCGTGACCATGCCATCCGACGGTTTCGCCAAGAGATGCCAAAATTAGACGTCGTCATTCCAGAAGCAACTTTCCTGTTGTGGATCGACTTCAAAGCACTCGAGCTAGATAGTAAAACACGAGCAGATTGGCTCGTCAAGGAGGCAAAAATCGCTCTAACGCACGGTTCTTCGTTCGGATCTGGTGGCGAAACGTTTGAACGTTTAAACATCGGCTGTCCTCGTGCTCAATTAGATCAGGCAATAGACCGTTTAAGCGCCGCATACCAACGGTTTTGGACCAATTAA
- a CDS encoding helix-turn-helix domain-containing protein: MEITALTSSIGTKIKQLRIEKQMTQNELCEDICSQAEISKIENGLNSPTVDLLQQISKRLKVPISLLFQEHTDEEQFFQIDQFLSDLLREEKYEEAMERINQQEKNMITEVDILKSYIKTIIDLKQNRIDFRTAASLLSNLLNEKEVWSHSIQLFIRIKMAIANMYSEQDLFHLTESVYQELEKEIEALQSTAHLNALLKIYFNHCQILEYQEKSEDSIAIAKKGYKLCLLHNHTFLFGHFYYQLAHYHEQSGEDEMSLQKQYSVAYTLFHAFEHDVRKQMILRMKEKYMLFTFEK; encoded by the coding sequence ATGGAGATCACTGCATTAACTTCATCGATTGGTACAAAAATCAAACAACTGCGAATTGAGAAGCAGATGACACAAAATGAACTATGTGAAGATATTTGTAGCCAAGCTGAAATCAGTAAAATCGAAAACGGCTTAAATTCACCGACTGTCGATTTGTTGCAACAAATTTCCAAAAGGTTAAAGGTGCCCATTTCTTTATTATTTCAAGAACATACGGATGAAGAACAATTTTTTCAAATTGATCAATTCTTATCCGATTTGCTTCGAGAAGAGAAGTACGAAGAAGCAATGGAGCGAATTAATCAGCAAGAAAAAAATATGATCACTGAAGTCGATATTTTAAAAAGTTACATTAAAACGATCATTGATCTAAAACAAAATCGGATTGACTTTCGAACAGCTGCGAGCCTACTCAGCAACTTGTTGAATGAAAAAGAAGTGTGGTCGCATTCCATTCAATTGTTCATTCGAATCAAAATGGCGATTGCAAATATGTATTCAGAACAGGATCTATTTCATTTAACGGAATCCGTATATCAGGAATTGGAAAAAGAAATTGAAGCGCTCCAGTCGACTGCCCATCTGAATGCGTTACTGAAAATTTATTTTAATCATTGTCAGATTCTTGAATACCAAGAAAAGTCTGAGGACAGTATCGCCATCGCTAAGAAAGGATATAAACTATGTTTGCTGCATAATCATACATTTTTATTTGGACATTTTTACTATCAACTCGCGCACTATCACGAACAGTCAGGTGAAGATGAGATGTCACTTCAAAAACAGTATTCCGTCGCCTATACATTGTTTCACGCGTTTGAGCACGACGTTCGAAAACAGATGATTCTTCGCATGAAGGAAAAGTATATGTTATTTACCTTTGAGAAGTGA
- a CDS encoding queuosine precursor transporter, with protein MNEWLWIPSIFLTMGLLIFSYYLFGKTGLLMWIAIATIIANIQVTQTVDIFGFVFTLGNVVYGSCYLATDILNEKYGKQVARKGVYMGFFSLITTTVLMQFSLLYTPLADKAALETSDSLHLLFGLLPWIAVGSLAAYLVSQLFDVFIYSKIRQKTGERKLWLRTTGSTVLSQLLDTLTFCAIAFHDMPFSIWWQIFITTYLAKFVVAWFATPFMYLAKRIHPTKQSTDAAA; from the coding sequence ATGAACGAATGGTTATGGATCCCTTCCATTTTCTTAACGATGGGATTATTGATTTTCAGTTATTATTTATTTGGTAAGACAGGATTGTTGATGTGGATTGCCATCGCAACAATCATTGCAAACATCCAAGTTACACAAACCGTCGATATTTTCGGTTTCGTCTTCACGTTAGGGAACGTCGTGTATGGCAGTTGTTATCTAGCGACAGATATCCTCAATGAAAAATACGGAAAACAGGTCGCTCGTAAAGGCGTCTATATGGGGTTCTTCTCCCTAATCACGACGACCGTTCTCATGCAGTTCAGTCTCTTGTATACACCACTTGCTGATAAGGCTGCACTCGAAACATCCGATTCCTTGCATTTATTGTTTGGACTCTTACCATGGATTGCTGTCGGTAGTCTTGCCGCTTATCTCGTCTCGCAACTATTCGATGTCTTTATCTATTCAAAGATCCGTCAGAAGACAGGCGAACGTAAGCTTTGGTTACGGACGACAGGGTCAACCGTATTAAGTCAATTGCTTGATACGTTGACGTTTTGTGCGATTGCCTTTCACGATATGCCCTTCTCCATCTGGTGGCAAATCTTCATTACGACGTATCTTGCGAAATTCGTCGTCGCTTGGTTCGCGACACCATTCATGTATTTAGCAAAACGTATCCACCCAACGAAACAATCGACAGACGCTGCTGCATGA
- a CDS encoding class I SAM-dependent methyltransferase, with amino-acid sequence MKPTIGLTTCLRPTDDVHHRVKQLLADETIHFIYVVRQKKSIEHLQQETGLPVLVVDKQRLDLYPLGETTSFFFHPSSAVFRIKQIDAGGGDPLVTIGRLSEGMRVLDCTLGLGADAIVMSHAIGERGRITGLESRVETAFVVKNGLKRWEESYEPINQAMRRIEVKVKHHLTYLKECPDNSFDVIYFDPMFEQTVEESTHLDALRTLANYEALSEEAMVEAKRVARQRIVLKAHYESPLFERFGFERTKRKTSKLHYGVIEL; translated from the coding sequence ATGAAACCAACCATTGGACTGACGACATGTCTTCGTCCGACTGACGATGTGCATCATCGTGTGAAGCAGTTGTTAGCGGATGAAACGATACATTTTATCTACGTCGTGCGTCAGAAAAAAAGCATAGAACACTTGCAACAGGAGACAGGATTACCGGTGCTTGTCGTCGATAAACAGCGACTTGATTTATATCCACTAGGCGAGACGACATCTTTCTTTTTCCATCCTTCGAGTGCGGTGTTTCGTATCAAACAAATTGATGCAGGAGGAGGCGATCCTCTCGTTACAATCGGACGCTTATCGGAAGGGATGCGTGTGCTTGACTGCACACTTGGTCTTGGAGCAGATGCCATCGTCATGAGTCATGCCATCGGAGAGCGAGGGCGGATCACCGGCTTAGAAAGCCGGGTTGAGACAGCATTTGTCGTCAAGAACGGATTAAAACGATGGGAAGAATCCTACGAACCGATCAATCAAGCGATGCGACGAATTGAAGTGAAAGTCAAACACCATCTCACCTATTTGAAAGAATGTCCAGATAATTCCTTTGATGTCATCTACTTTGATCCCATGTTCGAACAGACCGTCGAAGAATCGACGCATCTCGATGCTTTACGAACGCTTGCGAATTATGAAGCCTTATCCGAGGAAGCGATGGTGGAGGCGAAGCGTGTGGCACGTCAGCGCATCGTTTTAAAAGCACATTATGAGAGTCCCTTGTTTGAACGGTTTGGGTTCGAACGAACAAAGCGGAAGACGTCGAAGTTGCATTATGGCGTGATTGAACTGTAA